In one Mesorhizobium australicum genomic region, the following are encoded:
- a CDS encoding MaoC family dehydratase — MAGVYFDELVVGQTFKHEIRRTVTETDNVWFSALTHNPAYLHLDEEYCRTETEFGQRIVNSAFLLALMVGISVGETTLGTAVANLGWDEVRFPKPTFHGDTIRVETEVIDLRESKSRPNQGIVTFLHRAYNQRGELVAHCKRSGLQLKRPA, encoded by the coding sequence ATGGCTGGCGTGTATTTTGACGAGCTCGTCGTGGGCCAGACCTTCAAGCATGAGATCCGCCGCACGGTGACAGAGACCGACAATGTCTGGTTCAGCGCGCTGACCCATAATCCAGCCTATCTGCACCTCGACGAGGAATATTGCCGGACTGAGACCGAGTTCGGCCAGCGCATCGTGAACAGCGCCTTCCTCCTTGCACTGATGGTCGGCATTTCGGTCGGCGAAACAACGCTCGGCACGGCGGTCGCCAATCTGGGCTGGGACGAGGTCCGTTTCCCGAAGCCGACATTCCACGGCGACACGATCCGCGTCGAGACGGAGGTCATCGACCTGCGCGAGAGCAAGTCGCGTCCCAACCAGGGCATCGTCACCTTCCTCCATCGCGCCTACAACCAGCGTGGTGAACTGGTCGCGCACTGCAAGCGCAGCGGCCTGCAACTGAAGAGGCCTGCATGA
- a CDS encoding 3-keto-5-aminohexanoate cleavage protein, which yields MRRADKVIISCAITGSIHTPTMSPHLPVTPDQIAQNAIGAAEAGAAILHLHAREPETGRPTQDPEAFKRFLPQIKDGCDAIVNITTGGGLGMTMDQRLAAAKWAAPEIASMNMGSFNFNISGAAGRIRDFNHEWEQPYLMMTRDFILSNTFTQIERAMTELGDFGTRFEYECYDVGHLYNLAHFADRGIVKPPFFVQSIFGILGGIGAEPENLMTMKSTADRLFGNDYYLSILAAGRHQFPFVTMGAILGGNVRVGLEDNLYLGKGELAPSNGAQVAKIKRILQELSLDIATPDDARRMLETKGPKNVGF from the coding sequence ATGAGACGTGCCGACAAGGTCATCATCAGCTGCGCCATCACGGGCTCGATCCACACGCCCACGATGTCGCCTCACCTCCCGGTGACGCCGGACCAGATCGCCCAGAACGCGATCGGCGCCGCAGAAGCGGGTGCTGCCATCCTGCATCTTCACGCACGCGAGCCGGAGACCGGCCGCCCGACGCAGGACCCGGAGGCCTTCAAGCGCTTCCTGCCGCAGATCAAGGATGGCTGCGACGCCATCGTCAACATCACGACCGGCGGCGGTCTCGGCATGACGATGGATCAGCGGCTGGCCGCCGCGAAATGGGCGGCTCCCGAGATCGCGTCCATGAACATGGGCTCGTTCAACTTCAACATCTCCGGCGCGGCCGGCCGCATCCGCGACTTCAATCACGAATGGGAACAGCCCTACCTCATGATGACGCGCGACTTCATCCTCTCGAACACCTTCACGCAGATCGAGCGCGCGATGACCGAACTCGGTGATTTTGGAACGCGCTTCGAATATGAATGCTACGACGTCGGCCATCTCTACAATCTGGCGCATTTCGCCGACCGGGGCATCGTCAAGCCGCCCTTCTTCGTCCAGTCCATCTTCGGCATTCTGGGCGGCATCGGAGCCGAGCCCGAAAACCTGATGACTATGAAGTCGACCGCCGACCGGCTGTTCGGCAACGACTACTATCTGTCGATCCTAGCCGCCGGGCGGCATCAGTTCCCCTTCGTCACCATGGGCGCGATCCTCGGCGGCAATGTTCGCGTCGGGCTTGAGGACAATCTCTATCTCGGCAAGGGCGAGCTCGCTCCGTCGAATGGCGCTCAGGTCGCGAAGATCAAGCGCATCCTGCAGGAACTCTCGCTCGACATCGCCACGCCGGACGACGCGCGGCGAATGCTCGAGACCAAGGGTCCGAAGAACGTCGGCTTCTGA
- a CDS encoding CaiB/BaiF CoA transferase family protein produces MPDIQGQPLVGVTVVDLSQIYNGPYATFLMAAAGARVIKIEPPGGEPLRRRGVVGGAALPFAMLNGCKECVVLDLKSEAGKDALLAMVRQADVLVENYAPGTMDRLGLGSATLQALNPRLIYASSSGFGSDGPYAKYPAMDLTVQAMSGVMDTTGFPDRPPVKAGPALCDFFAGVHLYGAVMTALFERERTGVARRLEVAMQDAVYASLSSSLGMHWGNQGKQNAPPPRTGNRHGGMAESPYNVYPTSDGYIAIICVGDVHWANLAHAMGRPDLPTDPRFAGLKQRVAAMDEVDAIVSGWTSIHTKADAFRILMDNKVPCAPVRNLDEVMNDPNMHARGALQWQDHPDLGRIVVQHSPMRYADSPLVELRPSRALGRDTDAVVEEFAGGDLPVPAHASRKS; encoded by the coding sequence ATGCCAGACATCCAGGGCCAGCCGCTGGTCGGCGTGACGGTTGTGGATCTCAGCCAGATCTACAACGGACCTTACGCGACGTTCCTGATGGCGGCCGCGGGGGCGCGGGTGATCAAGATCGAGCCGCCTGGCGGCGAGCCTCTGCGCCGTCGTGGCGTAGTCGGTGGCGCTGCGCTGCCGTTCGCGATGCTGAATGGTTGTAAGGAGTGCGTTGTGCTGGACCTCAAGAGCGAGGCGGGCAAGGACGCCTTGCTGGCGATGGTACGTCAGGCCGATGTGCTGGTCGAGAACTACGCCCCGGGCACGATGGACCGTCTGGGCCTTGGTTCGGCGACGCTTCAGGCCCTCAATCCACGACTGATCTACGCGTCGAGCTCGGGTTTTGGCAGCGATGGACCCTATGCAAAATATCCGGCGATGGACCTGACCGTCCAGGCGATGTCGGGTGTGATGGACACGACCGGTTTTCCCGATCGCCCGCCGGTCAAGGCCGGGCCCGCTCTATGCGATTTCTTCGCAGGCGTACATCTCTATGGCGCGGTCATGACTGCCTTGTTTGAGCGCGAACGCACGGGCGTCGCCAGGCGTCTAGAAGTGGCGATGCAGGATGCCGTCTACGCGTCGCTGAGCTCCAGCCTCGGTATGCACTGGGGCAACCAGGGCAAGCAGAATGCGCCGCCGCCGCGCACAGGAAACCGGCACGGCGGCATGGCCGAGAGCCCCTACAATGTCTATCCGACCAGCGACGGATACATCGCCATCATCTGCGTCGGCGACGTGCATTGGGCGAACCTTGCACATGCGATGGGGCGGCCCGATCTGCCGACCGATCCACGATTTGCCGGCCTGAAACAGCGGGTCGCGGCCATGGATGAAGTCGACGCGATCGTCAGCGGCTGGACGTCGATCCATACCAAGGCTGACGCGTTCCGTATCCTGATGGACAACAAGGTGCCCTGCGCGCCCGTGCGCAATCTCGACGAGGTCATGAACGATCCCAACATGCATGCGCGCGGCGCATTGCAGTGGCAGGACCATCCTGATCTGGGTCGTATTGTCGTCCAGCATTCACCCATGCGCTACGCCGACTCGCCGCTGGTCGAGCTGAGACCGAGCCGAGCGCTTGGCCGAGACACCGACGCGGTGGTCGAGGAATTCGCCGGTGGCGACTTGCCCGTCCCCGCGCATGCATCACGCAAGTCCTAG
- a CDS encoding acyl-CoA dehydrogenase family protein: MDIQLTPEHEAIDQSVRDLCANFDDQYWTDCEENARFPVEYYDLLAKNGWLGITMPEEVGGAGLGVTEAAIMMHAATSSGGGYSAASAIHINLFGPHSIVVHGSPEQKQRWLVPLLQGKEKACFGVTEPDAGLDTTSIKTFARKVDGGYMVRGRKMWTSTGQVANKILLLTRTTPKAECKRPTDGMTLFYTDLDREKIEVRRIHKMGRNAVDSNAVFIEDLFIPEEDRIGDEGKGFYYILDSLNPERILVGIEAIGVGRNAIDRAAKYARERVVFGRPIGQNQGIQHPLAEAWTYLESAYWMCLRAASLYDNGKSCAAEANAAKFLSGRAAFDACTKAVMTHGGMGYAREFQVERLFRESILPRIAPVTEQLILSFIAEKVLGQPKSY, from the coding sequence ATGGACATCCAGCTCACGCCGGAACATGAGGCCATTGACCAGAGCGTCCGTGACCTGTGCGCCAATTTCGATGACCAGTATTGGACCGACTGCGAAGAAAATGCGCGCTTCCCGGTCGAATATTACGACCTTTTGGCCAAGAATGGCTGGCTGGGCATCACAATGCCCGAGGAGGTCGGCGGCGCAGGACTGGGCGTGACGGAAGCCGCGATCATGATGCATGCGGCGACATCAAGCGGCGGCGGCTATTCAGCCGCCTCCGCCATCCACATCAACCTGTTCGGGCCTCATTCGATCGTCGTTCACGGCTCACCCGAGCAGAAGCAGCGGTGGCTGGTGCCGCTCCTTCAAGGCAAGGAAAAAGCCTGCTTCGGTGTCACCGAACCCGATGCCGGCCTCGACACGACCTCCATCAAGACCTTCGCCCGGAAGGTCGATGGCGGCTACATGGTCCGGGGCCGCAAGATGTGGACGTCGACAGGCCAGGTCGCCAATAAGATCCTGCTCCTGACCCGGACGACCCCGAAGGCGGAGTGTAAGCGCCCAACCGACGGCATGACGCTGTTCTACACCGATCTCGACCGCGAGAAGATCGAGGTGCGCCGCATTCACAAGATGGGCCGCAATGCCGTCGATTCGAACGCTGTGTTCATCGAGGATCTTTTCATCCCCGAAGAGGATCGCATCGGCGACGAGGGCAAGGGCTTCTACTACATCCTCGACAGCCTAAATCCGGAACGCATTCTGGTCGGCATCGAGGCGATCGGCGTGGGCCGCAATGCGATCGACCGCGCCGCCAAATATGCCCGCGAGCGCGTCGTTTTCGGGCGACCCATCGGCCAGAACCAGGGTATCCAGCACCCACTCGCGGAAGCCTGGACCTATCTCGAATCCGCCTACTGGATGTGCCTGCGGGCGGCCTCGCTCTATGACAATGGCAAGTCCTGCGCCGCCGAGGCCAACGCGGCGAAATTCCTGTCGGGGCGCGCGGCGTTCGATGCCTGCACCAAGGCGGTGATGACGCATGGCGGCATGGGCTATGCACGCGAATTCCAGGTCGAGCGGCTGTTCCGCGAATCGATCCTGCCGCGCATCGCACCGGTGACCGAACAGCTCATCCTGTCGTTCATCGCCGAGAAAGTTCTCGGCCAGCCGAAATCATACTGA
- a CDS encoding phosphotransferase family protein, giving the protein MRDAGVSDAAGSAALTVERDLAAWVEAETGGTIADWHQISGGNRARSWAVKLNGAASVYLRYQAPRLPSAEPYTVWREAEIYRALNGSDVVAPRLLGVHDRHQAIITELKPGRADFRSLRDDREKQAIAFDFVAALAAIHRIDLAQSPIPGFRPGMSMSDCVRAELDVWAAMYSEVAQPDPLTEFALDWLYGNLPDPDERPVLVHGDAGPGNFLFDGGRMTGLIDWELAHAGDPMEDLAWFSMRSVMEPVPDFIACVRQYEKLARRSVDLQRILYHRVFVSARVVIIRHRNVTGLPGNSIVSRALNRRLLVDALAEAMQTDLPKLPPLNVEETAQGEFYDGVIQSLRDDVADVSMDASVRSAAKNNAKVIKYLREVDRLGPMVETNERAALQTALGEPVENVAIGRAQLLAKLRGKDIPFGAALSYFHNIVTRDNQMAALASGGLASRHLPDLSKLRSAT; this is encoded by the coding sequence ATGAGAGATGCCGGTGTCTCGGATGCTGCAGGTTCGGCTGCGCTCACTGTAGAGCGCGATCTGGCCGCATGGGTCGAGGCCGAGACGGGCGGCACCATTGCCGACTGGCATCAGATTTCGGGTGGAAACCGCGCCAGATCCTGGGCAGTGAAGCTCAATGGCGCAGCGTCGGTTTATCTGCGTTACCAGGCGCCGCGTCTGCCGTCGGCCGAACCATATACGGTATGGCGCGAGGCTGAGATTTACAGGGCGCTTAACGGGTCCGACGTGGTTGCACCTCGACTGCTTGGCGTTCACGACCGCCACCAGGCCATCATAACCGAACTGAAGCCGGGCCGGGCCGACTTTCGGTCACTGCGCGACGACCGGGAAAAGCAGGCGATCGCCTTTGACTTTGTTGCCGCGCTCGCCGCGATCCACCGAATTGACTTGGCCCAGTCGCCGATCCCGGGTTTCCGGCCGGGGATGAGCATGAGCGACTGCGTCCGCGCGGAACTCGATGTGTGGGCGGCCATGTATTCGGAAGTCGCCCAACCCGATCCGCTCACCGAGTTCGCGCTCGATTGGCTCTATGGAAATCTGCCTGATCCCGACGAACGGCCCGTGCTTGTCCATGGCGATGCTGGTCCCGGAAACTTCCTGTTCGACGGCGGACGTATGACCGGTCTGATCGACTGGGAACTCGCCCATGCGGGCGATCCGATGGAAGACCTCGCATGGTTCTCGATGCGAAGTGTCATGGAACCCGTGCCTGATTTCATCGCCTGCGTGCGCCAGTATGAGAAGTTGGCGCGGCGATCAGTCGATCTGCAGCGCATCCTCTATCACCGCGTCTTCGTGTCGGCGCGCGTCGTCATTATCCGCCACCGCAACGTGACTGGACTTCCCGGAAATTCGATCGTGTCCCGGGCGCTGAACAGGCGGCTTCTGGTCGATGCACTGGCGGAAGCAATGCAGACCGACTTGCCAAAGCTGCCTCCGCTGAACGTCGAGGAGACAGCACAGGGTGAGTTTTACGACGGCGTGATCCAGTCTCTGCGCGATGACGTGGCGGACGTATCCATGGACGCATCCGTGCGATCGGCAGCCAAGAACAATGCCAAAGTCATCAAATATCTGCGGGAAGTGGATCGGCTCGGCCCGATGGTCGAGACAAACGAACGTGCGGCGCTTCAGACCGCACTCGGAGAGCCGGTCGAGAATGTTGCGATAGGGCGGGCGCAGTTGCTGGCGAAACTCCGCGGTAAGGACATCCCGTTCGGCGCGGCCTTGAGCTATTTCCACAATATCGTGACGCGCGACAATCAGATGGCGGCCCTGGCGTCAGGCGGCCTCGCGTCGCGTCACCTGCCGGACCTCAGCAAACTCAGGAGTGCTACATGA
- a CDS encoding acetyl-CoA hydrolase/transferase family protein: MTTAAARIISSIPHGSSVFLPGSAAEIRSLSTALVAPDAPPLHLTTSYVPGINPTLAGKLPNGGRLAGPFAAGPRGVQASGSMNHLPMSYGTFRRHLPSANFDWLVVHVAPPDGNGRASLGPSVEFTPIVLKRAARLAVVVNPNIPVIPGASTIDISAADVVTEIDEPLVEYDVGAPSPQSDAIARAVASLIDDGAALQIGLGKVPDALLRLLADRRCLRLQSGMLSDGTRLLQEAGALDADFIHTSCVHVGTRAYYDWLAGRDGLAVLGCDHTHSPAVLGSVDRLITVNSALSVDLFGQANLEMLDGRAISGVGGAADFSRAASLSPTGISIVALPSVSNDGAISRVVGSIDGVVSIPRHDIDVIVTEHGIADLRGATTIERGERLISVAAPQHRADLETAWRQIAGRL, from the coding sequence ATGACGACAGCGGCGGCGCGCATCATCTCAAGCATCCCGCACGGATCGAGCGTCTTTCTCCCCGGCTCAGCGGCGGAGATACGCTCGCTGTCCACGGCGCTTGTCGCGCCGGACGCGCCACCGCTTCATCTGACCACCAGCTATGTGCCCGGCATCAACCCGACGCTCGCCGGAAAGCTGCCTAATGGCGGGCGACTTGCGGGCCCATTCGCGGCGGGACCACGCGGGGTGCAGGCATCGGGCTCCATGAACCACCTGCCGATGTCCTACGGCACGTTCAGGCGTCATCTCCCGTCAGCGAATTTCGACTGGCTCGTGGTCCACGTCGCGCCGCCTGACGGAAATGGCCGCGCGTCTCTTGGCCCATCGGTGGAATTCACGCCGATCGTTCTGAAGCGCGCGGCAAGGCTAGCTGTCGTCGTCAATCCGAACATTCCGGTGATACCGGGAGCGAGCACCATCGACATCAGCGCCGCTGACGTGGTGACCGAGATCGATGAACCGCTGGTGGAATATGACGTCGGCGCGCCCTCGCCCCAGTCGGACGCGATCGCGCGCGCCGTCGCAAGCCTGATCGACGATGGCGCGGCTTTGCAGATCGGCCTCGGCAAGGTGCCGGATGCGCTGCTGCGCCTGCTTGCTGACAGGCGGTGCCTGCGCCTGCAATCGGGCATGCTGTCCGACGGAACGAGATTGCTGCAAGAAGCTGGCGCCCTCGATGCCGACTTCATACACACCAGCTGCGTGCACGTCGGCACACGCGCCTATTATGACTGGCTGGCGGGGCGCGACGGCCTGGCCGTCCTCGGCTGCGATCACACGCATTCGCCGGCCGTGCTTGGCTCGGTCGATCGGCTGATCACGGTCAATTCCGCCCTGTCGGTCGACCTCTTCGGGCAAGCAAATCTGGAAATGCTCGACGGCCGCGCCATCAGTGGCGTCGGCGGCGCAGCAGATTTTTCCCGTGCGGCGAGCCTCTCGCCCACCGGCATCAGCATTGTCGCATTGCCCTCCGTCTCCAATGACGGAGCGATCTCGCGCGTCGTCGGCTCCATCGATGGAGTTGTCTCGATCCCTCGGCACGACATCGACGTGATCGTCACCGAACACGGCATCGCAGATCTGCGGGGCGCAACCACTATCGAACGCGGCGAGCGGCTTATCTCGGTGGCTGCCCCTCAGCACAGGGCAGACCTCGAAACAGCCTGGCGTCAGATCGCCGGACGACTTTGA
- a CDS encoding DUF7065 domain-containing protein, whose product MTAAADTGVSARDDGLHFADMSDRWWITETAWFAFCNPERKLGGWIYNMFRPNIGTIAGGAWVWDDTASVPWEVPYSANYTALRIPENADLNDISLPTGVRLKTLVPLTKYKLGFEDEDRLSIDLTYNAVMPPRPMRKPDSSFQKLSHFDQFGRVTGSIKLHGEVIDIDCYAIRDRSWGPRPEHRPGQSAYVTGIASPDDAFLAVTKWNDPNYAISYGFMIRDGKIGDIVSGKRSVTRDPATGYVTYITIEGRDEFGRDLHAVGKRLSGIVLNRHSFIDSNGLIEWSINGKTGHGEDQDMWPVYAWSAMRRDARRAGGVS is encoded by the coding sequence ATGACCGCCGCAGCAGATACGGGTGTCAGCGCCCGCGACGACGGCTTGCATTTCGCGGACATGAGCGATCGCTGGTGGATCACGGAGACCGCGTGGTTCGCCTTCTGCAATCCAGAGCGGAAGCTCGGCGGCTGGATCTACAACATGTTCCGGCCGAATATCGGCACGATCGCCGGGGGAGCGTGGGTCTGGGACGACACGGCGAGCGTGCCGTGGGAAGTGCCGTATTCTGCCAACTACACGGCGCTGCGCATCCCGGAAAATGCCGATCTGAACGATATCTCGCTGCCGACGGGCGTGAGGCTGAAGACGCTCGTCCCGCTGACCAAATACAAGCTCGGCTTCGAGGATGAGGACCGTCTATCGATCGACCTGACCTATAATGCCGTCATGCCGCCGCGCCCGATGCGCAAGCCGGACTCGTCATTCCAGAAGCTCAGCCATTTCGACCAGTTCGGTCGCGTGACCGGCTCGATCAAGCTCCACGGCGAGGTGATCGATATCGACTGCTATGCGATCCGTGACCGCAGCTGGGGTCCACGTCCCGAGCATCGGCCGGGCCAGAGCGCCTATGTGACCGGCATCGCCTCGCCGGACGACGCCTTTCTGGCCGTCACCAAATGGAACGATCCCAACTACGCGATCTCCTACGGCTTCATGATCAGGGACGGAAAGATCGGCGACATCGTTTCCGGCAAGCGCAGCGTGACGCGCGATCCTGCGACCGGATATGTCACCTACATCACTATCGAAGGACGCGATGAATTCGGCCGCGACCTGCACGCGGTCGGCAAGCGGTTGTCCGGCATCGTCCTGAACCGGCACTCCTTCATCGATTCCAACGGTCTGATCGAGTGGTCGATCAACGGCAAGACCGGCCATGGCGAGGACCAAGACATGTGGCCGGTCTACGCATGGTCTGCCATGCGCCGCGACGCGCGCAGGGCGGGAGGCGTGTCTTGA
- a CDS encoding HpcH/HpaI aldolase/citrate lyase family protein: MTLRSFLFVPGDSEKKLAKGAGSGADALILDIEDSVAVERKPLARSMVADYLAANGGTRANELWVRVNPMSEGGLDDIVAVVRGRPDGLVVPKVDHPSQLERLSAMLDVLERRDDVEKPIRLMPVATETPLAPFGLADYAKADLPRLYGMTWGAEDLSTALGASTNKGPDGRWAFTYQMVRSNCLITAKACGVAPIETLYADFSDDAGLRGDCMAALKEGFTGRIAIHPAQVAGINESFTPSASDIETARRVVAAFEAQPGTGVVGIDGKMYDIPHLKQARQVLARMAAIDERAAAK, translated from the coding sequence ATGACCCTACGTTCGTTCCTGTTTGTCCCCGGTGACAGCGAAAAGAAACTCGCTAAGGGCGCGGGTTCCGGCGCAGACGCGCTGATCCTCGACATCGAGGATTCGGTCGCTGTCGAGCGTAAGCCGCTGGCGCGCAGCATGGTCGCCGACTATCTGGCCGCCAATGGCGGCACGCGCGCGAACGAGCTCTGGGTGCGCGTCAACCCGATGTCCGAAGGCGGCCTCGACGACATCGTCGCGGTCGTCCGCGGCAGGCCCGACGGGCTCGTTGTTCCGAAGGTCGATCATCCGTCCCAACTGGAGCGGCTCAGCGCCATGCTCGACGTGCTCGAACGCCGCGACGACGTCGAAAAGCCGATCCGCCTGATGCCTGTCGCGACTGAGACGCCGCTCGCGCCATTCGGCCTGGCCGACTACGCGAAAGCCGACCTTCCGCGCCTCTACGGAATGACATGGGGCGCAGAGGACCTGTCCACCGCGCTGGGCGCAAGCACGAACAAGGGCCCTGACGGGCGCTGGGCGTTCACTTATCAGATGGTGCGATCGAACTGTCTCATCACCGCCAAGGCGTGCGGCGTCGCGCCGATCGAAACGCTCTATGCCGATTTCAGCGACGATGCGGGCCTGCGGGGTGACTGCATGGCGGCATTGAAGGAGGGTTTTACCGGCCGCATCGCCATCCATCCGGCACAGGTTGCAGGGATCAACGAGTCCTTTACGCCGTCAGCATCCGACATCGAAACTGCGCGCCGGGTCGTCGCCGCGTTCGAGGCTCAACCGGGAACCGGCGTCGTCGGCATCGACGGCAAGATGTACGACATCCCTCACCTGAAGCAAGCACGACAGGTGCTGGCGCGCATGGCCGCGATCGACGAGCGGGCGGCTGCAAAATGA
- a CDS encoding hydantoinase/oxoprolinase family protein: MHHASPRIGSMAGIVGIDVGGTFTDLFFSGPDGISVLKVPSTPDDPSRGLIDAIDAAGLTAADLDVILHGTTIATNAVIERRGARCALVTTKGFRDVLELGRRDRRAMYGLTGTQDPLIPRRMRWEISERTNHHGEVITPLNDDEVRALARALKGEGLEAVVISFLHSYTYPEHEITAKRIFLEESADWQVITSHEVVREYYEFERTSTATVQGYLQPLVSRYSKNLSAKLAQKNFDRQTLVMQSNGGLVPLRQLSAKAANMVRSGPAAGVMAAARIAGEAGFNSVITGDMGGTSYDVAVVVDGVPQIADMTELDFRIPLRLPMIDVHTIGAGGGSIAYLDRGGILQVGPRSAGAVPGPICFGRGGTEPTVTDCNAVLGRINADHPIGLKHLSRLDIEPASKALARLGEPLGLGVEETAEAVLTLVNHVMARRTRLLTIERGLDPRDFALVIFGGAGPLHGAAVMREVGIRTMLLPPYPGVLCALGCAVADMRYDLSLTVERPLAEVDPTTLRSAFAEQRAAGLKQIADSGVDMASTVIRHAVNMSYVGQIHSLRVAVEADWSLERLREAFEETYRAENGSTLGDIPVALVGAMTTVEGIRHKPANQVAETEIKRPAEPTGHRNVHFRKWMRTPIYDRASFQPGMTLTGPAIIEQADTTTVIEPGMAAVVDRFSNVLVEVA; this comes from the coding sequence ATGCATCACGCAAGTCCTAGGATTGGATCGATGGCTGGAATCGTAGGCATCGATGTCGGCGGAACGTTTACCGACCTGTTCTTTTCAGGGCCGGACGGCATATCAGTGCTTAAGGTCCCTTCCACCCCGGACGATCCGTCGCGAGGCCTGATCGACGCGATCGATGCGGCGGGCCTGACTGCCGCCGACCTGGATGTCATCCTGCACGGAACGACGATTGCGACCAACGCCGTCATCGAGCGGCGCGGAGCACGCTGCGCATTGGTGACGACGAAGGGCTTCCGGGATGTCCTTGAACTCGGTCGCCGTGATCGCCGCGCGATGTATGGGCTGACCGGAACGCAAGACCCGCTTATTCCGCGCAGAATGCGCTGGGAGATCTCCGAGCGGACCAATCATCACGGTGAGGTCATCACACCACTGAACGACGACGAAGTGCGGGCGTTGGCGCGTGCATTGAAGGGCGAAGGCCTCGAAGCCGTCGTCATCTCTTTCCTGCATTCCTACACTTATCCCGAGCACGAAATTACCGCCAAGCGGATATTCCTTGAGGAAAGCGCGGACTGGCAAGTCATCACCTCGCATGAGGTCGTGCGGGAGTATTATGAGTTCGAGCGGACCAGCACGGCGACGGTCCAGGGCTATCTGCAGCCGCTCGTGTCGCGCTATTCCAAGAATCTCAGCGCCAAGCTGGCGCAGAAGAACTTCGACCGGCAGACCCTCGTCATGCAATCCAATGGCGGCCTCGTGCCGCTGCGCCAGCTGTCGGCAAAGGCTGCGAATATGGTCCGGTCAGGTCCTGCCGCAGGCGTGATGGCCGCAGCCAGGATTGCTGGCGAGGCGGGTTTCAACTCGGTCATTACGGGCGATATGGGCGGCACCAGCTACGACGTCGCAGTCGTGGTCGATGGTGTCCCGCAGATCGCGGATATGACTGAGCTCGACTTCCGCATTCCGCTCCGCTTGCCGATGATCGACGTCCATACGATCGGCGCGGGAGGTGGGTCGATTGCCTATCTCGACCGTGGCGGCATTCTGCAGGTTGGCCCGCGCAGCGCGGGCGCCGTGCCGGGGCCGATCTGCTTCGGACGCGGTGGCACCGAGCCGACGGTGACCGACTGCAATGCCGTGCTCGGCCGCATCAATGCCGATCATCCGATTGGTCTCAAGCATCTCTCCCGGCTCGATATCGAGCCGGCGAGTAAGGCCTTGGCGCGCCTCGGGGAACCGCTTGGCCTCGGCGTCGAGGAAACCGCCGAAGCGGTGCTGACGCTGGTCAACCATGTGATGGCGCGCCGCACACGCCTTCTGACCATCGAGCGCGGGCTCGACCCGCGTGATTTCGCGCTCGTCATCTTCGGCGGTGCGGGTCCACTCCACGGGGCGGCAGTGATGCGGGAAGTTGGGATCCGGACCATGCTCCTGCCTCCATATCCCGGCGTGCTGTGCGCGCTTGGCTGCGCTGTCGCCGACATGCGCTATGATTTGTCCCTGACGGTCGAACGTCCGCTGGCTGAAGTCGATCCGACAACCCTGCGATCGGCCTTTGCCGAACAGCGAGCGGCAGGTCTCAAGCAGATCGCTGACAGCGGCGTCGACATGGCCAGCACCGTCATCCGCCATGCGGTCAACATGTCATATGTCGGTCAGATTCACAGCCTGCGGGTTGCCGTCGAGGCCGATTGGTCGCTAGAAAGACTGCGCGAGGCATTCGAGGAAACCTACCGCGCCGAGAACGGCTCGACGCTCGGCGACATTCCGGTCGCACTGGTCGGGGCGATGACGACGGTCGAGGGCATTCGGCATAAGCCCGCAAATCAAGTGGCTGAGACAGAGATAAAGCGTCCGGCCGAGCCAACAGGCCATCGCAATGTCCATTTCCGCAAGTGGATGCGCACGCCGATCTATGATCGCGCCAGCTTCCAGCCGGGCATGACCCTGACCGGCCCTGCGATCATCGAACAGGCCGACACGACCACCGTGATCGAGCCAGGTATGGCAGCCGTCGTCGACCGCTTCTCAAACGTGCTTGTGGAGGTGGCATGA